A genomic segment from Vibrio panuliri encodes:
- a CDS encoding thioredoxin family protein → MKKVQVYGSGCKNCIVTAERFAEVAQELGLQVNIEKVTSLEAIFEAGIMSTPGVAIDGEIKHTGSVPSVDLVRDLLKQDVIA, encoded by the coding sequence ATGAAAAAAGTCCAAGTTTATGGTTCAGGTTGTAAAAACTGCATAGTCACCGCAGAACGTTTTGCTGAGGTTGCACAAGAATTGGGGCTACAGGTCAACATTGAAAAAGTCACCAGTTTAGAAGCCATTTTTGAAGCGGGGATCATGAGCACCCCAGGTGTCGCCATTGATGGTGAAATAAAACATACCGGCTCGGTGCCATCTGTTGATCTAGTTCGCGATCTACTCAAACAAGATGTTATAGCGTAA
- a CDS encoding permease, which translates to MLEVFTHFADWLTYSIFNLQANTSMAKGVHFFIEDTSKILVLLVVLIYLISAMRASLSVDKVRQYLQGKHRGVGYFLGSLFGAITPFCSCSSIPLFMGFVSARIPIGVTIAFLITSPLINEVVVIMLGSVLGLKFTIMYVVIGMLLGIFAGFVLDMFQAHRWLQPFLAKAYQNANELNASPSVALEPTQMTVKQRHEFAVNETSTIFKRIWAWVIIGVGIGAFIHGFVPANWFEQNLAHGQWWTVPLATLSAIPIYTNATGIVPIMASLIDKGMPLGTTLAFCMGAVAVSLPEFMMLKQVMQYRLLGAIAGYLLVAISITGWLFNFFY; encoded by the coding sequence ATGTTAGAAGTTTTTACTCATTTTGCCGATTGGCTGACGTATTCCATTTTCAACTTACAAGCCAATACTTCGATGGCAAAAGGCGTTCATTTCTTTATTGAGGACACCAGCAAGATCTTGGTCTTATTGGTTGTGCTGATTTATCTCATCTCCGCAATGAGAGCCAGCTTGAGCGTGGATAAAGTTCGCCAATATCTTCAAGGTAAACACCGTGGCGTCGGTTATTTCCTTGGTTCTCTGTTTGGTGCAATTACGCCATTTTGCTCATGCAGCTCTATTCCGCTATTTATGGGCTTTGTCTCCGCAAGAATTCCTATTGGAGTGACTATCGCCTTTCTGATTACTTCACCGCTGATCAATGAGGTGGTTGTCATCATGCTTGGCAGTGTATTGGGGCTGAAATTCACCATCATGTACGTCGTCATTGGCATGCTACTTGGCATTTTTGCAGGCTTTGTGCTTGATATGTTTCAAGCTCATCGCTGGTTGCAGCCTTTCCTTGCCAAAGCGTATCAAAACGCAAATGAGTTAAATGCGTCGCCAAGCGTCGCGCTAGAGCCAACACAAATGACGGTTAAGCAGCGCCACGAATTTGCTGTGAATGAAACCAGTACTATCTTCAAGCGCATTTGGGCTTGGGTCATTATCGGTGTGGGTATTGGCGCATTTATCCATGGCTTCGTTCCCGCAAACTGGTTCGAACAAAACCTTGCACACGGCCAGTGGTGGACTGTTCCGCTCGCGACATTAAGTGCTATTCCGATTTACACCAACGCAACGGGGATTGTTCCAATCATGGCGTCCTTGATAGACAAAGGCATGCCACTTGGCACCACTCTCGCATTCTGCATGGGAGCTGTCGCGGTGAGCTTACCTGAATTCATGATGCTCAAACAAGTTATGCAATATCGATTACTCGGTGCGATAGCAGGCTACTTGTTGGTCGCAATTTCCATCACAGGTTGGTTATTTAACTTCTTCTATTAA